The genome window ggcagggcagggtgagggTCCTGCAGCATGGCTCTGCATCCCTCTGGGAGCAGGAGGCTCCCAGGCACTGGGTATTGCTGCCTtgctttctgtgcctcagtttccccttggTTAAAGAGGAGCCCAGTGGGTGGCAGGTCTTGCATTTCAGCTCTTGTTGGGGCTAACTCCACTTGTAAAGTGCCCAGGTGCCCCCCTCCCGCGGAGAGGGACCCCAGCTTCCTGGTACCCCTAAGGGGGCTGAGCATCACAGCGGGTACCTTGGTGCACTGGATCCAGCCTCTGCCTGTTCCAGGGGGGCTCCTCCTCACCCTGGTGGGGGCTCTGGGCAGGGGACCATCACCCTCAGCTCCCTCCCCGGGAGGAAAAACCACCTCCACCCATCACCCAGGAGCGAGGCCAGGGGAGGGGGCGCAAGCCCTGAGACCCAGTGAAGTCAGCGTAGGATCCCCAAGTCGtgtctttccccctcccctccagtCCCTCTCCCCTTGGCAGCCGTGAGAGCAGCCTTTCCGGAGAGGAAGCCAGTCAGGATGGGATTTCTCTATTTTGTAAACATCCAGAGAGGCCGGGgagggtctgggggggggggggcgaacCCAGCACTGTGGCCAGTGGGGATGAGCAGGGGGATGGATCTGTCCCAGAAATTCCCACCTGGTACATGGCCACACACCAGCCCCGAAAAAAGCCATGTTTTCACTGCCCGTGAATCCCTTCTGCTGGAAAAGACACTTTTCCATCCCAGTGTGGTCTGTCGGAGCCTGGGGAGCCTGGGATGAGTTGGGCGGACTGTGCTGGGGGTCCCCACCATTGCATGGCTGGGTATGGGATGCTGCCACTGCTCTCCAAAAGgcaaaagggaataaaaaacagaaggggaaaataaaaaggtgctGTTTTCcacagggaggagagcagccTGTGCCCTGGCCGCCCGGGCCATGGTGAGGTTTGGCTTTGCTGAAGCTGGGGAGGTTTGTGCCGTGCGGGGCCGCGTTGTGCCCTGGCTCGTGTCAGAGCAAAGACAAATTGCTTGCTTTAATGAGATGAATGGCTTCATTAATCACCCAGTGGCTCCGGCGGGAAATATTCAGGCATTGTGCCGTGCCAGGGGATGCTGGCATGCCAGCCGTGCGGGAGCCAGCAAAATCCCTGCTGGCACCATGGTCCCATGGGGCACCTGGGGGGTCAGTGATGGCACGTGGGGGAAAGCACCCAGTTAGCTTGGGTGTTTGGCAGAGTGGGAGCAGCATCACCATCCTCCCAGGCCAGCGCAAAGGTGACAATAGTCACAGGCTGATGGAGCCACAGCTGTTGTCTGCACTGCTGGGGACAGTGATGGGGACAGCGACGGGGACAGGCGCTGTTTCCCTGCTCTAGCCTGCTCTTTGGGAgcagcatcctcagctcctGGGGTTGTTGGTGATCCCAGCGCCgtgctgtgtcccctgcctgcCATGCCTGAAtgggtgctggagctgctgcttgcaccgagcccccagggctggccccaAATCCCCCTCCGTGCCCATCTCCTAGCATCCCATTTCCAGGTGGTGTTTTCTTACAGAGGTGCTGGGCATGCAGACCTTGGGGTGAGGGTGTCAAGCTCTGCTCTGACAGCTGGGAAATGCAATCGCTCCGTGCTTCTCCCCACTTCGGTGATGTTAATTAACCCGCTGTGCCCTCCCGGGAAGCATTATTATTGCTCTGCCCTCCAGGGAAGCTGGGATGCGGCgcaggcactggcagcagcagatggcAAAGCCTCTTCCAGAGGGTTCTTTGGTCCCCTGCCCTGACAGGTGCAGGTCCAGGGCTGTGGTCACCCCAGCTCGGTGGGTCCCGGTGACATCCCCAGTGACAGGGATGGGGTGGCTGATGGCTTAGTCTCCCCACCAGGCACTGGATcatcctgctgtgccaggggtgTGTGTGCCAGCGTGGCCTCATGCAAACTCCCCAGCCAAGTGTCCATGGAGCCAGGGATGGATCCGGAGAATCCCTTGTGTCTTTGGGGTGGTGTCTGAATGGGCCCTGTGGTGCGGAGTGCCAGGAGCGAGATGTGGGGGACCCCGTCCCGTTGCTGCCAAGCTCCATGTCCCAAGGGATGGTGAAGCAAGCTGGACTCACCATGCAAATGGCGGGCTTTGGGAGGCTAATTAGCCCCCTAATTAGCTCCTTGGCAGGAATGCATCTGGATTCCAGGCTGCGGAGGGCATGCCAGTGCCATTGGCACTGGGAGGTGCTCCCTGTGCGGTTTGGGGGTGTGTAGGGATGGATCCTGCCCCCAccatcccactgcaggcagTGTACGCTGCCTGCAGTGGGgaccctgtgctctgctgctggggggcacgCACCGGGAGAGGCTGCCTGCACCAGGGGGACCGTCAGCCTGCCTGCACTGGGTCACTGCAAGATGCTGGGGGGATGGTGACACCCCCATCCCATCCGTGCCCCACCTCCAGTTTGCATGACAGCCCCAGGATGCGTGTCACCTCCCTGGCAAAGACAGGGACCGGGCACATCGCATCCTGCTGGAGGAGGgacccccttccccaccaggaGGAGGAAATTAGAGGGGGGATATGGGCAACCCtgtgcccacccccccccccgggtcTTTGCATGGCTCCAAGCTCGCCCAGTGCCCTGGGTGCTCGCAGGGACTCGCTGCTTCAGCTCCCCAGTAGGgtcattaaataaaagcaataaaggGAGCTGACAGCGGGGCCCCAGTTGGGCTGAGCCTGCAGTGCAGCCGTCCCGAGGCCATTGGGAAACACTATTTATGGCGATACATGGGATGGGATGTGGCTGGGCTGGCGGCCCCAGGCGCGCTGGCTCCTTGCCCAGCATGGAGCAGGGCCGCATCCTGGCCATGGAAGGGTGCAGAGCCCTAGCTGTGGCTccgcagcatccccagggctgagcagtaCTGGCAAGGGGCAGCTGGCAAAACCTCCCGCTccgggctggggggagctgggctggagcaggatgGGTGGGACGAGGTGGGATGAGCAGGATGAGTGCAATGAGTGGGAAGAATGGGATGGGCGGGAAGAACGGGATGAGTGGAACGAACAGGATAAGTGGGACAAGCGGGACAAGTGGGATGAGCAGGATGAGCAGGACAGGTGGGATGAGCGGGGCAAGTGGGGTGAGTGGGATGAGCAGGGTGAGTGGGATGAGCAGAGTGAGTGGGATGAGCAGGGCAAATGGGATGAGCATGATGAATGGGATGAGCGGGATACCCTTCCCAGGCCAGCCTtgctcccctgcctcctccctgtgCAGCCAACACTCCCGCCTGCCTCCGCCGCTCTCTCTTCATCTTGGGGATGTTTTTTTTAGCTCCTGCAGTTTTTTCCACCCCCTCTGGGACGGACCCGGATTCCCAGCCCTATTAAAGCCATCACCCGTGTCCAGCTGCCATCTGTCCGTCTCCGCGCCGAGCATGCCGCCAGCATTTGATGCTCTGAGCAGTCCCGGGGGTCCCACTCGGCCTCTGCCCCATCTCCCCCTGCACATGGTAGGGATGCTGAGCTGACACAGAGGGACCAGAGGGACAGCAGGACGGACAGCTGGCCGAGGCCCGGCTGTATTCTACAGTGCATGTGTCTCCAGTGTGAGTAAGCGACTGGAGATGCAGCCCTGTTGGAATAACAGCCGGCGCCCATGTCTTCAGCTGGAAGCACCCTCATCGCCACCAGCCATGCTCCCACCTGCTGCTCGGACCCAGCCCTGTGGCCGAGGATGCTCCCGGAGCTGGGGGGTGGCACAGCCCTGGTGAGGGGCTACGGTCCTGGCCAGGCTCCCCTGGGGTGCAGGGTTGAGGACAATCCCCAGGGGGTGACACTGGGGCCAGTTACCAGTGCAGCTGGGGATGGAGCCTGGAGCCACCTGGTAAAACCAGGACCGAAGGGAAGAGCAAATCCCGATGCCGTTAGCTGGTGCCTGACTCGGAGCCTCGACCCGTTCCCGTAATAACAACAGCCTTATCCTGGTCTCCCAGAcaagggctgcaggcaggggcaggggtcGTGCTGCGGAgccccctcttccccccagcTTTTCCATGTGTCCACCCCAACCCCTCCCATCATTAATTTCAGATGAGTGTTCAGCCCCTGCGACATGCTTTATCCAGCGCCTCTTCTTCCTGCCGGTGATTTATGGCGGAGCTTGGCAGGGGAACGGCAGGAATTTTCCTGCCTGCGAGGCTCCCTCTGGGTGTCTGGCAGGAGCCACGGTGGTAGCCACGGCGGTGGCCTCCGGCAAACCCAAGGGCAGTGGGGGGGAGCAAGGGGGAGCGTGGTCCCTCCATCCCCTGCACCCTATGGATGCTGCAGGGTGGCGTGGGATGGGGGAGCGGGGGCAGATGCGGGCTGGCCCCCTGCTTGTCAAAGCCGAGGAACCAGTGCTGACTCGGATATTTAAGGGCAGGGAGACTGTgtctgctgccctgcctgccctgcctgccctgcctgccctgcgcgccctgcctgccctgcctgccctgcctgccctgcctgccctgcctgccctgtcgGTGGCATGGGCAGGAGCTCAGCTGTGCGTGGAGGATTGAAAAAGTCTGGGGATgaggaaggaagcagcagcgCCTGGAGGGAGACAAAGGTGTTGATGTGGCTAGTGCAGGCACCGACGTGGCTAGTGCAGGTGTTGGCATGGCTAGTGCAGGCATTGATGTTGCTAGCACTGGAGTTGCCATGGCTAGTGCAGGCACTGACGTGGCTAATGCAGGCATTGGCATGGCTAGTGCTGGAGGTGGCTTGGCTAGTGCAGGCGTTGACACAGCCAGTGCAGGTGTTCACATGGCTAGGGCAGTCGTGGGTGGGACTAGTGCTGGGGGTGACGTGGCTAGTGCTGGCAGTGGCAGCCTGGCGCAGGTGCTGGCATGGCATGGGCATGACAGGTGCAGGCAGTGGTGTGGCTAATGCAGGCACTGGTGTGACTTGTGCCACCATCAGCGTGGCTTGTGCAAGGCCGTGTGTTACCCAAGCGCGGCTTTAGGGCCACCATCCTGCACGCATGGCTCCCTGGAGGCACCCTCCCTGTGCCAACCGTGTGGGGCCAGATCTCCcacccagtgctcccagtatGCCAGCATGCTCAGCCCAGTGCCCCCCTCACCCTCCAGTGTTGAAGCCTCTCCGTTTTTGGGGGACCCCTGGCTCCCCCGTCACGGGCATTGACCGAAAAAGGGAGGTTTTGACCCCAAAAAGGAGGTGGGCAGGCTGGAGACTGCTCCTGGGGGTCTAGGGGAAGGATAACTGTGCCGTGGTGACCTTGGGGACAGGATGGAGAGGATGACTGGTTCTGTGGTGCCCCTCACTGTGGCTTCAGGCCACCGTaaccctccctgccctcctctgcTCTCTCCCCAGGATGCCCTGCTGAGCCTGGGGGCTGTCATCGATGTCTCCTGCCTGCGGGATGCCCTCCGCCATGCCCTGGTCTCCCTGCTGCCCAGAGTGGTAGGTGGGCGCGGGGCGGGGAGAGCCCCGGGacctgggggtggtggtgctgcGGGATTCTCTGCTGGCTGATATTGAGGTTGAGCCTGGGATGGAGTCTtctcctgcccagcccacctggaTGTCCTCCCTGCCCCGAAATGGGCTATGGGTCACTGGTCCCCTATTTCCATTTTAAGTGTGAAATGGCTCTTGGGTTGGCTTTCTGAGCCTCACTTGCCAGTCACCGGCCACCTCTCCACAGGGAGTGGCTTGGagccccccaggagctgcagggccCCTAATGCCCCTGTGAGCCCAGTGGGCTggtggccctgctgctgctggtgtctcTGGTGCTCATGGTGGCCCTGGTGCTGTTGATAGCCCAGagatgctggtggtgctggtgctcaTGGTGGCCCTGGAGCTGGTAGCTCTGGTGCTGCTGAtagcccagaggtgctggtgaccctGGTGCTCATGGTGGACATGCAGTGCTTGTggccctgcagtgctggtggcCCTGGTGCTTATGGTGGCCCTGCAGTACTGGTGGTGGCCTTGGTGCTGCTGATAGCCCAGAGATGCTGGTAGCCCTGGAGCTGGTAGCTCTGGTTCTGATAGCCCAGAGGTGCTCGTGACCCTGGTGCTTGCTCATGGTGACCCTGGTGCTGGTAGTGGCCCTGGTGCTGCGGATGGCCAGGCATGGGGCAGGCATCATGGGACCCCCTGAGACATTGGGCATCAGGGCTGGGGTGCCCTGGTCATGGGGGCCTGCAAAGTGGGGGGTGAGTGCACATGCGTGTGCGTGATAGCAGGTGTGTGTGCACGAGTGTGCACACTAAGGTGTGCACATATGTGTGAGCATGCACCTATGTGTGCCCACAAGCACGTATGCAGGTCTctatgcatgtgtgtgcacaggtGCATATGGTGCACGTGTGCAgtgggtgtgcatgtgtgtacatgactgtgtgcatgcgtgtgcatgtgtgtattcATGCGGCTGTGCACGTGTGGGTATGTACATCTGTTTATTTACATACGTGGCTATGTACATGTGTTTATGTACGTATGTggatatgtatgtgtgtatgtacatgtgTGACTGTGTACATGTGTTTATATGTGTGGGTGTGTACGCTTGTTCACTTGTGTGGGTACGTGTTTTCATGTGTGGATGTGCACATGTGTTTATGTCAATGTGGGGGTATGTAAATGTCTTTATGTGTGGgtacatatatatgtttatgtaCATATGTGGGTGTGCATGCATTTCTATGTACTTGTGTGGGTATGTGTGTTTAAGTATATATGTGGGAGTGCACATGTGTGGGTATATATACGTGTttatatacgtgtgtgtgtacatgtgtctGTACATGTTGGTATGCACATGTGTTTATGTGTATCTACATGTGTTTATACATGTGTGGGTGTGCACGTGTgtttatgtatgtgtgtttatGCACTTATGTACATGTGTTTACACACATGTgtgggtgtgcatgtgtgtttagGTGTGGGGTGTCATGACCTTTGCTCTGGACAAACCCTGTGCacctggggaaactgaggcacgcagccctgcctggcccgGCTGCTCCCTGCGGAGTGGGCAGGGGGTACCAGGGGTGGCgagggctggctgggctgtggcgtgggtgaggggcagggtgggggtcccGACCCTCAGCGTtgcccacccccgccccccccccaggagcATGTCTACATCTACCTGCTGGATGGGGAAACCCGGCTGATCTGTGATGACCCCCCCCACGAGCTGCCACCCGAGGGGAAGCTCAGGTgagcccagccccccccagcccccgggtGTGTGCACACACGTGCATGTGGCCCAGTGAGTGTGCATGTACACGCGTGTGCATGAAGGCCATGAGGTTTCACAGGGGACCTGGCATTGGTACACACCCATCCCTATCCCTgtcctcatcctcatcctcatcccatcctcatcctcaccccATACCCATCCTTATCCCATCCCCACCCCgtccccatcctcatcctcatccccaTCCTCGTTCAATCCCTGCCTTCATCCCATGCCCACGTTCATACCATCCTCATTCTCATGCCCATCCCCTTCTTCATCCTCAGCCCCATTCCcatcccttttcccttcctcatcCTCGTCCCTGTCCCCATTCCCATCCTCATTCTATCCCCATCCCTATCCCTGCCCCTATCCTCatcccccttcccttctccatccccatcctcatcctcatcctcatcctcatcctcatcctcatcctcatcctcatcctcatcccaTCCTCATCTTCATCCCATCCCCCCGTGCATGTGCAGCAACATGCACACATGTGTGCAGACACTGTGCATGTGCAGAGACACGCATGCgtgtgcaggggctgtgcgTTTGAGAGACATGCACACGTGTGCAGGTGCTGTGCATGTGCAGGGACATACATGTGCAGGGACACACAAATGTGCAAGGGCTGTGAATGTGCAGGACACACACGTGCAGGGACATACACATGTGCAAAGGCTGTGAATGTTCAGGGACACACATGTGTGCAGACACTGTGCATGTGTAGAGACATGCACACATGTGCAGGGACACACGTGCACAGGTGCTGTGCATGTGCAGAAACACGCGTGCATGTGCAGGGGCTATGCATGTGAGAGACATGCACAGATGTGCAGGTGCTGTGCATGTGCAGGGACATGCATGTGCAGGGACACACAAATGTGCGAGGGCTTTGAATGTGCAGGGACACATACATGTGCAGGGGCTTTGCATGTGCACGGACACACAAATGTGCAAGGGCTGTGAATGTGCAGGGACACGTGTGCGCAGGGGCTGTGCATGTGCAGAGACATGCACAtgtgtgcaggggctgtgcatgTGGAAGGACACATGtgtgtgcaggggctgtgcatgTGCAGGGACACATGTGTGTGCAGGGTCTGTGCATGTGCAGGgacacacatgcatgtgcagGCACTGTGTGTGTAGGGACACACGtgtgtgcaggggctgtgcatgTGCAGGgacacacatgcatgtgcagGGACACACGTGTGTGCAGGgacacacatgcatgtgcagGCACTGTGCATATGCAGGGACACACGtgtgtgcaggggctgtgcatgTGCAGGGACACATGCATGCACAAGCGCTGTGGGTGTGCAAGGGACACGCATGCTCAGGTGTGCTgcacagccctgtcccctccccgTGTGCACAGGTCCCCTGCCCAAGGTGCCTGGGGTGCCCCGGCCTGGGGCGGTGGCTcaggtgtccctgtccctgcagggaTGCGGTGCGGAAGCAGAAGCGGCTGGAGtgtggggggctgccccccgccgAGCTCCCCAGCCGGCAGCTGGGCCCCCTGGCAGCACCCCTGGCCCCTGGCACGCAaggtggggctgcaggggggacaTAGGGGTGTTGGTGGGGTGGGAGAGTGGGTGGgtatgggggtgggggggaaagtTGGTAGGTGAgtaggtgggtgggtggatggatggatgagcTGGTAGGTGAGTgtgtgggtggatggatggatgggtgggtgggtgggtggatgggtgggtgAGTGAGTGGATGGATGAATGAGTTGGTAGGTGGGCAGATGGATGGATGGGGGGATGGATGAGTTGGTATGTgagtggatggatggatggatatgTTGGTGGGTGGGCAGATGGATGGAtgggggatggatggatggatgagtTGGTATGTGAGtgggtggatgggtgggtgggtgggtggatggatgatGAGTTGGTAGGTGGgcagatggatggatggatgggtggatgaGTTGGTAGGTGAGTGGGTAGATGGGttggtgggtggatggatggatgggtggatgaGTGGGTGGATGGATAAGTTGGTAGGTGGGTGATGGGTTGGTgagtgggtggatggatgggtgaATGGACGGATGGAAGGATAAGTTGGTAGGTGGGTCATGGgttggtgggtgggtggatggatgtgtgggtgggtgggaagatgggtgggtggatggatgggtgggtgagTGGATGGAGGAATAAGTTGGTAGGTGGGTGGATGGGTTGGTGGGTGGATGGACGGGTGGCTGATTGGGAGAACTGAGGTGTGAGTGGATGGATGGGTGTGCACAGGAGTGGttggatgggtgggtgggtgggtgggtggatggatgggaGAATGGccaggtgggtgggtgggtgaccCATGGCGACACAGGGATGACAACATGCACCCTGAGGGCTCAATGCCGCAGCCCCAGGCTACCCCCGATGCCCACTCAGGACTGACCCTCTCTTGGCTTGCAGTGCGCATCATCCCGCTGGTGGACAAGGAGAgtggggctgtggtgtgcgTCATCCTGGTGAGTGCGAGGATGTGGGCCGGGCTCTGGGGGATGGGACAGTGTGCAGACACTGGGGTCCTCACACTACAACCCTCCAGGTACACTGTGGCCAGCTGAGCGACTCGGATGAGCAGAACCTACGTGCGTTGGAAAGACACGTGAGTGACCCCAGCTTGGCTGTGGGCCCCGGCACCTGGGGACCTGCCACCTCTTTCCCCAAACCCTGCTGTCCCTTGTCCCTTACGCCCCTCCTTGCAGACCCTGGTGGCATACCGGCGCCTGCAAGccctgcagaagctgcagccctggccccagGTCAGCCTCTCCACCAGCTCCTCCCAGAACTCCCTGGCCAAGACAGAGAAGGCACCTGAAAGCAGCTACAGTGACCTGGACTGCAAGATCCTGCAGCTCTGCGGTGAGgccagggtggggggcagcagggggggtggtgtgtgccGGCAGGGTGGAGCTGGGGCGTTGAGCCCCTCATGGTGTTTGTGCCCCTTGTACAGGTGAGCTGTATGACCTGGATGCTGCCTCACTCCAGCTCAAGGTCATCAACTATGTGAGTAGTGACCATGCTGGCCCCCCTCGCCCCCAGCCTCAGGACACACAGAGCACCtcaatttatttccaaaaaaagaaaatcccccAAAGTAAAGAAAAACCTCAAGCGTCAGCTGCGCAGCCATCAGTAGTGACCAGAGTGAACAGCCTTGTCACAACTGTCAAGTCTCCAGAGTTAACATAATTAACAGTGCCATCCGTGCCACAGAAACTCTGAGACAGAACCTCCAGGTTCCCATCAGGCTCTCTAGCATCCTGTACCCAGCCCTCAGTAGCATCCAGAGTGAACAGCCTCGCCCTTGACATCAGTAGTCTCCAGAGTGAACCTGatcagctgcagggaagaggtTCTCAGAGGGCACCTGATTCTGTGTGGCACGTGTGGGTGCCCTGGGcacagggaggcagaggaggggctGGATTCtgccctgggggggctcagggcaggctggggtgcTGACCCCCACCCTTCACCCCCCCCAGCTGAAGCAGGAGACCCagtcactgtgctgctgcctcctaCTTGTCTCTGAGGACAACCACCAGCTCTTCTGCCAGGTGGGTGCCACCGGGCTGGTCCCCCCACCCTGTGGGGCCAGGGGGTCCCAACTGCACCCCCCAAGCCATGGCTTCATGGGGCTTGACCACCATCCCATGGCAGCTCACCCCCCAGCTGTCTCTTCCAGGTGGTGGGAGACCGTGTCCTCGAGGAGGAGATCAGCTTTTCGGTGAGCAGAGTGGGGGATGGTGAGTGGGGGATATAGGGGGGCAGTGGGTGCCATGGGCTCACCCATCCCCTCCACCCGCAGCTCACCTTTGGGCGcctggggaaggtggtggaGGACAAGAGGTCCATCACCTTGAAGGACATCAGCGAGGTGGGTACCAGCTCTCCTACCCTGGGTGGggactctgtgtgtgtctccTGCACCCAGGGACATGGTTCCCCAGCCCGGACTGGGGACTTCCCGGGGGTGGGGGTCTGGTTTGGAGGTGCCGGTACCAGCCCCCTCtcacctcctccctgcaggaggagcacaagcagctgagcagcatgTTGGGCAGCGAGGTCACCTCCATGCTCTGTGTCCCTGTCATCAGCCGGGCTACCTCCCAGGTGGTGGCATTGGCCTGCGCCTTCAACAAACTGAGCGGGGGGAGGTGAGTAACCGTCTtggcttggggaggggggggcaggatccagccctcccaccttcccctctgccctgagctggggctgcctTTGTGGGTGGTGGAGCATTGTCACCATGGAGGAAGAGGGTGCAGGTGTGGGGaccagcagggacaggggacagaGGTGTGTGCCCCACCACGATGGGGTCTTGCCCTTCTCCTCTGATGGGGTCTTGCCCTCCCCCCAGTTACACCAAGGCAGACGAGCACAAGATCCAGCACTGCTTCTGCTATACCTCCACGGTGCTCACCAGCACTTTGGCCTTCCAAAAGGAGCAGAAGCTCAAGTGCGAATGCCAGGTGAGTGCCCGCAGGGCTGTGTCACACCGGGCAAACACGTGTGCGTGTCCCATGTCACGCCAGTTACTGACAGCATCACCTCTGTCCCCACCAGGCCCTGCTGCAGGTGGCGAAGAACCTCTTCACGCACTTGGGTAGGTGCACGCTGCAGGGAGCACCCACGCCCTGGGTGGGGGCAGaaccccctgcacagctccagggGACAGTGGCACTGGGgtcccctgcccccagcctggggggacCTTGTCCcttgccctgccagccctggccctgcctgggggATGATGGCAGGAGGGCAGCCGTCAGCTCGCCCAGAGCCTTGCTTGCGCTGGTGATGCACAGCTGCAGGCGTGCACACTGCATCAGCACAGAGTGCTGCGTGCACTTAGAAATGTGTGTGCAGACATGCATTGCTGCATGTACTGCTGCCGGCGCACACTGCTGTGCACACAGAGCTGCACATGTGGGAACTgctgcatgcacacatgcactgTTGCACACGCACACATTGCTGCATGCACACGTGCACACTgctgcacatgcacacacacactgccaTGCATGCACATTGCTGCATGCACGCACAACTGCTGCATGCATGCACTgctgcatgtgcacacacacattgctgtgcacacacactgcTGCAGTTCATGCTACACACGAGCACCCTGCTGTAttgcatctgctgctgcccactTGCACGGGCTGTGTCACCCTTtggtgtgcatgcatgcacgtGTACACACGCAAACATGTACATGCATGCACACGGTCTGTGCAGACCCCACTCCTCTGTGCCCCCCAGGCCTTCCTGCCGTGcccctggggtgggctgtgtgCAGGCACAGCCCACGCTGGGGACAGACTGAGCTGAGACACCCCCTCTTTCATTGCATGGGTGGGGAGATgaggtgggcagcagctgcttggcTGGGGGCTCCCTGAccctttcccccccaccccttgcaGACGACGTCTCTGTTCTGCTCCAGGAGATCATCACAGAGGCCCGAAACCTCAGCAATGCAGAGATGTGAGTGGGCCTGCCATGagggggggggacacagggtgGGGGGGCACAGACCCCCCTGGGTGCGAGTGGCATTGGTGTCTCTTGCAGATGCTCCGTGTTCCTGCTAGACCGGCTCAGCCACGAGCTGGTGGCCAAGGTGTTTGACGGTGGCGTGGTGGATGACGAGGTGAATGCAGGGACAAGGGGATGGAGTCTGGTGGGGGGTCCTGGGGTCctgccccctccagccccaggaccATGCTGGTgacctcctctccctgcccgcAGAGCTACGAGATCCGCATCCCTGCCGACCAGGGCATCGCCGGGCATGTGGCCACCACTGGCAAGATCCTCAACATCAAGGATGCCTACTCCCACCCGCTTTTCTACCGGGGGGTGGACGACAGCACCGGCTTCCGCACCAGGAACATCCTCTGCTTCCCCATCAAGAACGAGAGCCAGGGTgaggggcacaggcagggcgCCGTCCCCCTGCATGGGGACCCGGCACGTGGGGGATTGTGTACCCTGGGATGTGGGCATGGCACggtcccctggcacagcagcatcccccagcccgTGGGAACCATCCTGCCCCGGGGGGCACGATCCTGAACACAGCATGTGGATGTGATCCTGTCCCCAGCACGTGGACATCATTGTGTCCCCAACACACAGGCACAGTGCTACCCCCGGTACTTGGGCGTGATCCTGATCCTGTCCCCAGCACATGGGCACAGCAGCGTCCCTGGCACTTGGGCACAATCCTGTCCCCAGCACACAGACATGATCCTGTCCCCAGCACGTGGGCATGATCCTGTCCCACGTCCATGGCCACGATCCTGTCCCCAACACACAGGCACAGCACTGTCCCCAGCACATGGCCACAATCTCGCCCC of Falco cherrug isolate bFalChe1 chromosome 2, bFalChe1.pri, whole genome shotgun sequence contains these proteins:
- the PDE2A gene encoding cGMP-dependent 3',5'-cyclic phosphodiesterase isoform X2 translates to MGSLQDTDALLSLGAVIDVSCLRDALRHALVSLLPRVEHVYIYLLDGETRLICDDPPHELPPEGKLRDAVRKQKRLECGGLPPAELPSRQLGPLAAPLAPGTQVRIIPLVDKESGAVVCVILVHCGQLSDSDEQNLRALERHTLVAYRRLQALQKLQPWPQVSLSTSSSQNSLAKTEKAPESSYSDLDCKILQLCGELYDLDAASLQLKVINYLKQETQSLCCCLLLVSEDNHQLFCQVVGDRVLEEEISFSLTFGRLGKVVEDKRSITLKDISEEEHKQLSSMLGSEVTSMLCVPVISRATSQVVALACAFNKLSGGSYTKADEHKIQHCFCYTSTVLTSTLAFQKEQKLKCECQALLQVAKNLFTHLDDVSVLLQEIITEARNLSNAEICSVFLLDRLSHELVAKVFDGGVVDDESYEIRIPADQGIAGHVATTGKILNIKDAYSHPLFYRGVDDSTGFRTRNILCFPIKNESQEVIGVAELVNKINGPWFSKFDEDLATAFSIYCGISIAHSLLYKKVNEAQYRSHLANEMMMYHMKVSDDEYTKLLSEGIQPVSTIDPNFANFTYTPRSLPEDDTSMAILSMLQDMNFINNYKMDRQTLTRFCLMVKKGYRDPPYHNWMHAFSVSHFCYLLYKNLELVNYLEDIEIFALFISCMCHDLDHRGTNNSFQVASKSVLAALYSSEGSVMERHHFAQAIAILNSQGCNIFDHFSRKDYQRMLDLMRDIILATDLAHHLRIFKDLQKMAEVGYDPKNKQHHSLLLCLLMTSCDLSDQTKGWKTTRKIAELIYKEFFSQGDLEKAMGNRPLEMMDREKAYIPELQISFMEHIAMPIYKLLQDLFPKAAELYERVASNREQWTKVSHKFTIRGLPSNNSLDFLDEEYDPQAPDPQLNGCLEPEGGQPEAGAE